The genomic region TCTTGTCACATGGAATGTGCCAAAAATAACCAGTGTTTTTCTACATTAAATAATGCGTTTGCAAAATGAGTATTTTTGAGAATCCAAGTGTCTTTTTGAGCTAAATTCACAATCATGTAACTAAATGTCTGCCTCCACCAGTTAAGTTTCAGTTAACTCTCATGTAAATCCACACTCATGTGATATATGCAGTGGAGACCTCGAGGAATTATAATATTTTGtttcaaatttgaatgttgttGCAGCGAAGCTAAAATTTCAATGAGGACCCAGCAACGTAGAAGATCTACATCAGGGCTTCTCAACCTCTATAGCAAGTGGGCCAAATAAGGAAAATGACACACAGAATATTTATCAACTAATGGCATCAAAAAACTCTTGTTATGTGGCAATATGCATCATATGTGTAAGTAATTGTTTATAGCTGGTTAACTAGTGACACacatcccttttctttttcactctGGTATCATACTAATCAATTTCAGACTGCGGACAGTCTATATAAATAAGGAGGAAGGACTCATATAGAAAAGCACACACTTACATCTAACCCCGCCAAAAAACAACATCAAGAGGTGTTTTACTGACAGGTCCATATCCATTAATGTAAAAGCAAGATGAATATACTGTAAAACAGGATCCATTGAGCCttcggaggtcatgtctgaacgGCTACAGAGAAACATCCAACTGGAATTGTGATCATTGTCAGATATACAGAAAGAGTAGAACATGTTTGTTCATTATCAATTATATTGCAAACATAATCAGTTGATGAGGTTGATGAttctgaattaaaacaaaaaggtgaAACTTGATAAAGATCAGTTACCTCTGATTCTGAATCACTAACTTTCATCAATCACTGCAAAAATTGCACAGAGCCAACTGAACATTTGGGTGCAGCCAGCTGAATTTGAACTGACTTAAGGAAATATTGATCAACATTATATAAATCTGACATTGTTAAGCAGCATGGAGATTTTAAATATCATTGAATCCGACTAAGCTTTTCAGAATTGATTATTTCTTCACTCTTTCTCTTTACTCAGAGTGCATATCCTTGCATCGGTAGGCTGTGACAGAATGCTGTGAAACCTGTTTTGAACAGTGGAGcaaatcaaaagaaacaaaaggaCAGTCCACCGGCAAAACAATAGAAGTGAAAACTTGATAAACATCAGTTACCTCAACATTCCGAAGGCTTGGAGTCACTGAAAATGCTCGTTATTAGAAGTCTTTCCCAGTTTGGGATTGGTTTCATTCACCACAGCATGAATGTAAATTTATAAATCCATTGTTTCTACCTCCCCTGACAATGGACACAatcaaaatattattattattttgtttattccCTTATCattatgctgctgctgtttggtgtGCATAAATACATATCATTCATAATGAGAAAAAACCTTTTATTCATATCACAAGAAATGACTAGATATATAAGTTACTTAATATAAGTTAGCCCTCATGTGCTTTCATAATAGctgtaattatttaattatttgctcAACCTGAGACTGTATTATTTGATCAAGAAAATATGACTGTGCCTTGTTTGTAGTTGTATCtgatttaataaacaaaaaatgttcACGTGTCGAGAGTTTGGAACGCCCCATCGCAGTGACGTACAGCGTGGGCCAATGACGTGTTTACGCATGGGCCGGAAACGGACAGTTCTTGTGGCGGAACCCCCGCCACTTGGTAGCTTTTCGTACACGGAGCATAATTAGTGTAACTCCATGATGGCAGCGGTGATGGAAAAACATGTGGAGATGCCAGGTGAGTTCTTGTTTTCTGTAAAAAATCACGACGTGTCGATGAGCGAGCTGcttcctgtgttctgctgcttctgctgctgctctttatCTGTGTACAAATAAAGTCGCTTGTGACGAAGACTATGGCTGCGATCGGGAAAAAGTCCAAGCAATCTCCTTTGCTAACCACTACTCCTTGATCCTAAAGGTAAACAGCACGAGGTCAAGGGAAGGTGTGAAGTGGAATCCTaaaggagttaggaaaggataaacacagagcagagatcaTCCCACTCCACTAACACTGAGAGTTTTTCTTAGAAACCAACTATTTCTAATCGAAGCTGCGCACAGACCTCTGCTGTGAGCTGTGAGCTGACAGTAACAGTGAAGTTATGAGAACAGATGTTTTCAGTTCATTCATCACAAACAACTCCATAAATTGGAGAATAAAACCAACAGGCcagaaatgtttaaattatttaacttGAGTAATAAACGttgaaaaactgtatttatatcgAGAATATTCTTAGGTATGGGAGATGAAGGTGATTTATGAGTACACAATTGAAATGATCCAGTGCTGGCCGTTGTCTTCTCATAGTCTCCTTTTTTCAAGTTAATCTTCGATGTTTCCATGGAGCTGTAAAGACACTTTAAAAATGTATGAGAACTATTTCTCAGTGATTGACCATGTGTAGTGGTACTGTGGGGAGAGCTGGGACCTCATTGAATATATAAGTATTTCTATTTGTTCCACACAGGGGACGATGCTGAGCCTCAGTTAGAGGACAACGATGACCAGAGTGGTTCCGAAGGAGAGAATGAGGAAGAAGGGTCAGATGATGGAGGGGATGAGGAAGAAGGGTCAGAGGATGGAGGGGATGAGGAAGAAGGGTCAGAGGATGGAGGGGATGAGGAAGAAGGGTCAGATGATGGAGGGGATGAGGAAGAAGGGTCAGATGATGGCGAGAGCAATGGAGAGGAGgcagatgatgctgatgatgatggggACAAGGAGGAATTGGCAGGGGAAGGGGAAGGTGAAGGTAACACCAATGCTGGATGGGCAGAAGCCATGGCAAAGATCCTGGGGAAGAAAACTGCTCCGAGCAAAAGCATCATCTTGGTCAAGAACAAAGAGTTGGAcaagatgaaggagagagagaggcaggagcagcaggagagaaagaaacaggtAATGAGccctgtgttctgtgtgtgttctgtgtgtgtctgtgagttctGTGAGACACTACAATATTTACCTGTCTCCCTAAAGTCcctttttggaaaaaaaacaagtctgCCGGGGAAATCGCAGCCTTCCCTGAAGCTTTAATAATACCTGCAGTTTTGCATGGTAATACTACAATGTGTTGGCAATACAACAATCAGATTCTAACAGTGTGAACTGTCTAACAGTTTCTAACAGTGTGAACTGTCCTTTCTGTCTTAATCACTGCATTAACCGCAGCAGCAACATGCCGGGTTTACACAGGACGCGGAAGCGCCGCAGCACCAGGGAAAGGCAGGCTCCCCCTTTCCGCCCCCTGTTACATAATTGTGCTGTTCATATGGGCTGCGATGCGCCAAGGGCCAATGTGAATgagcacggttttataaatcggattTCTTGGTGTATGACATTTTCAGCTTTTGTGCGCATGTACATTATTAGTATGAATATTTAGATGTTtgataaatgagacccctgggTGAGTAGATTGAAGCCTCTTCCCAggtaaaaacatataaaagttGAGTTATTCTGACAACCTAACCATATAtttattatactgtatatatgacTACATACTGTATTTGTGCTTGTGTCTAACAGGTTGACGAGAAGCGATCATGGGAGATGATGTCCAGGGAGAAACCTGACATAGTGGTGGACCGAGAAACTGAGAGAGCTCTTCAGAGGATTGCTACCAGGTATCTATCTTTTATGAGGCTGTGTTTGACATTGTTAGACCTGCCATACCTTCCAGATGTGACCGTGTGTTCTTCTGCTCAGAGGGGTGGTGCAGCTATTCAATGCTGTGAAGAAACACCAGAAGAATGTGGATGACAAGGTGAAGGAAGTGGGTGGCTCGGAGAGGAAGAAAGCCAAGATTCTTGGGACTGTGTCTAAGAGGGATTTCATTGATGTGCTGAGGAGGACTGAGGAAGGCCCCAGAGGCACCGGCACACCGACCGACACTGTGAGTTCAGTCATATCTAATCCTCTGTTTGTTGCCTCCAAAACTGATACTTTACGGCACTATAATCTTAATGACAATTATTCTGGTAAATGAGAAGAAAATCCCAATCACCGGTTGGATAATTTGGATGCCCATAGCTATAGTCTGGGGGGGGGAtggaataaaataattgttaatTAATCCTAATTaaggtaaaagtttgaaataatcgtGATATTGATTTGACGTCATATCCTCCGAGGcctaaaggctgaattatactcctgcgactgcaaccgcggaaggccacgcagctgcatcgacggactcgttttggtttatacttctctaacgtgctgcgcgtgctGCAGCgtaattcaccgccagaaccctaggcggagtaacgtttttttttcaaagacaaaacacacaaagaagagacatcttcttcttcgtcgactgtttatttacatcgccactccggctcctcatagcctatttctggcggacaaatcggccagtcagtgacgggttatacaagtggtcatactttcggatctcttctgccaagtgctcttctatttgttccatattcgttcttctaaatcttccgtgatttccgcgtattgtggggcatgaaaccggaaactagactccggacgggatgtagtaagcagaccaatcacaagccttgcgggctgcgtgaggctcgcgtcgctttgtcgtatagttagaaaaatcgaCGGACGCACGCAAGAcaccagagggcacgaaaggggcgtgttgcgtgtcttgcgtgcatgcgtgcgtccgtgcaacacgagtataattcAGCCTTAACAACTGACCTTTTCTCACGGAGTAATAACATGTAATACCACTGAGTGCTCACATGGTGTCACTGCCGCCTCATAAAAGCCCTCACTGACCATGTGTGTTGTCTCTGTGCTAATGTaggctgctgcagcagaggagaagcCTGCCTGGAGCATCCTCAGAGATGACTTCATGATGGGGGCCACCATGAAGGACTGGGACAAAGACAGTGACAAGGAGGAGACTGAGCCTTAGACAGCAGAGGGGTTAAGAGGAGAGTGATTCAGACTGACCCCATCTACACAGACTGAAGGGACTGCGTTGAGCAGGCTCAGGTGCCTTCTGTAGGAAAAGGAACTCAGAcggaaaaaatgtttttaaatcaaatttttatagCACGTTACACTCTGATATAATTTGATGAATAACTGTCCAGGGATGGGACAGTCTATGCCCTGAAGAGAGTACGTGGACTGGAAGAAGTCAAAGGAGCTCCTCTGTGTGGCCTTTCATCACAGAGTCGGCATCAATCGGCTCGTGTTATTACCTGGAAACTCTGTAAATAGTAGTGTTTTGTACAGTGCTAGTTGAATAAACAGCCATTTCGTGTATCACCCACAATGCGCTGTGCTCTTATTGTCAACTGGACTGCAGTCTGCTCATGGTACTACAGGAGTCTCTGTAATTTACTAAAACAGCTGCTCCCTTTTAATTTTGATCAACCAAACCAGGGGATCTGTTGGGAACTTTTTCCTGCTGTGGATTCATTCATATTTGATGCTGTAGTGAGTATTTGGGACTAAACCAAATTAAACGTAAGAATGTGTGTTAATGGTAATGAAACAGAAGAATTAAAATATTATGTCACCATACTGATCCTTTTAATGGAAATGATAAtctacacaaatatacacatactTGCATCACAGTGGAACAACCTCAAACAAGTGAGCAGGTGGTGGACTTTGAGCTGAAATAGTTTGTCTGAAGTGTCTCTGCCAAACAAGCCCAATATTTGTTTTGATATTGAGACGAAAACAATAAAAGCTCATTTGCGAGCTGAAGACTGGgagatttgtgttttcataaacCTGTTCTATAACGTTGTTTTCAAACCTTAGCGCGGATTAGGTTGGCAGAGAGTACATTGTGCTGGTGTGTAGAGCCCTATTAATAACAAAGGCTGTTTGTGTACGTTACACAGCCTGAGAGACGCACCATTCCATGTCTCACATCTGTCAGTGTGGCTACTGATTTAGCGACGCCATCTGGTTTGCAGTGGGGTGGGACTGTCATGCCTGATGGATGTCCGGCTTATGTGACAATAGTGCATGGCAAATAATAATAGCAGAGAAACGTTGGAGTTTCTGAGGGGTGTGAACATAAATCCAATTGACAAACATCGGCTCCTGTGTGAGTGCACAGAGGAGACATGGCTAGATAATTGACAGTGAAACCGGTGAAGCCATCCGCTCAGTggacattacatgtcatttggctgacgcttttgtccaaagcgacttacaattagtacactcaacatttatgaggggccatttaggggttcagtatcttgccaaggacacttcggcatgcagatggggtagagtgggatttgaaccggcaaccttgtTGTTGGAGAACCaccgctctaccccctaggccacaccgcacCGCTCAGTGGACAGGTGAATGGGGCAGACATCCTGGTTCACCTGTCATGGATTTCTATGGGCTGGTCAGACAAGTCTGCTGGGTTTATTTAATCCCTGAGAGGTATCTGTCAGAGCAACACAGCTATAACAAATAATAAGTGTATGTTAGattgacatttatttatatatatatatatatatatatatctttttatttttttatttttttaaggttCATTGAGTGAAAATGGTTCTTAATGAAATCCTAAGTCTTATAAAGGACCCTTTATTGGGTTCTACAGAGTCAAATGGAACCAAAGCTCTTCAGGAAGAAAACTTTTGGAAACCTCATAAGAGTTGGAGGAGGGTTCACAAATGACATATTATATGTTGTTCAGTCACaggtgtatatatgtatgtgttttaATGGGGATAACTTTCCTTAGAGGAATATAGTGTGCAACTAGACTGTTACTGGCTGTTACTTTAAAAATTATAGTCCTCCAACAGAACTATCGGATGGAGTCAAATTCCCAGCCTGAATGACCTTTTGCTCCTTTGTGCTGATTTAAAATCAAAATTGTAACTGTTAAAGACATCTTCCTTCAGTGTATGAAATAAACTGATGGCATGTAGCTATAATTCCTTGATGTGAATTACCACATAGCAGGTCTGGGACCAGATGGTGGACATCAGAGGAAAAATGCATATTTTGCATGGTTGGCACTGTTGTTTTACACATTGTCTTCTTAAATGGTGTTATGATGTCATTGAAATCTGTGTTAAATGTCATTTGTGTTCATTTCAGCACAATAAACTCAGCCACGAAAGTTCCCAATATATTATGTGGCAACAGCAAAGTAAATTGACACACTTACACTGAGAGTAAACGTCAAATGCACGTTCACACGGAGGCAATTAACCTCTAACAGAACACAAGTATTTGATGCTATCAAAACAAGGAGTATAAATCGGAAAATGAATAAGATCCCTTTGGAATAAGAATATCCCAGCATAAAGAACAGCTAGATGGTAACAATACATTCCACAGTGTCAGTATGTTACCTGCACAATGAGATGATTCACAATAAGCTCACTATCAAATGAATGGCAAACCACAGGTGATAAAAGTAATTGAAAGGCTAACATGGAGAGAAACAGTGTCACGTACAGACAACTGGAGAGGTGTTTCTGTGGAATCGTTCAAAAGGTTTTGCCAAACTCCCAGTGGTCGGCTTTAGGACCCTGCGTCACGACGCACCACAGGCCAATGGGCCATTAGCCGTTTCAGCGCTGTCCCAATGGGCATAGCAAGCACTCCTATTTACTAAACCGCCTCGTAACGTGGAGCTGCAGCGGTGCCCTGCTTCCACAGCCGTGACCACAGTCTGAAGtgtcaggaggagaaacacGTTGGACCATTCGCCGCCTCTCCTGCCAGCGTCCGCCGCTGTCCGCTTGGCACGCGTAAAAGACGAGTCGAGCCCAGCTAGATGGGGCTGGGGAAGACGCGCAAGAAACTGCACACGCTCCGAACGCACACTCCGAGCTTCTTGGTCAGCGAGCGACCTCTGAAGAAAGGTTCGCTCTGACAGTGGAGCCGCTACTTTGAGCGGATTTCTCTTTTCGCCGTACCGCCACATTTAACCGTTCGCACCTTGCGCCACAACAACTAGTCGCTGCAGTTTAGTGGAGAAACGTGAGATGCAGAGTGGTGGGATCTCCGGTGCGGTGGAGGTGTGCTCGCGGCTGTGCGCCCCGCTGACGGTAACACTCAGCTGTTTGAACTCCCCTGTGTTCATCCATAGAGTTTAGATCTACCTCCGTCAACTCACGGCACCTCAAGGCTCCTGTGGTCAGGAGTAGATCACCTTGATCCTTGGATCTCTTTTCCTCTGTGGAAAGTTGAATGGATTTTCAGGCACACTTAACTGAAACTGGGGTATTGGAGCCAAACAAGTTTTCAACCCCCTGTTTTTGGCCACTCGGCCAGTCTGCGTAAATGCGCTCCACTTTGATTTTTGCGCAAGATACGCGTCTGCATGGCGATATTTAAATCGCCGCGGTAAACTCCCTCACGGATCTGTTTTTATTCGTTTGAAATTGGAAGACGCGTACACGTGGAGAAGATGAACCTGTGCATCGTCAGTCTTCTGCTCACCTTGGATTTAGCCACTGTGGCGCTCAGTTTGTCCACATGCAGCACGCTGGACATGGATCAGTTCAAGAAGAAGCGCATCGAGGCCATTCGAGGGCAGATCCTGAGCAAGCTGAAGCTCACCAACCCCCCGGAGGACTTCCCCGAGCCCGAGGAGGTGTCCCGGGACATCGTCGCCATATACAACAGCACCCGGgacctgctgcaggagaaaGCCAACCATCGGGCGGCGACGTGCGAGCGGCAGCGCAGCGAGGAGGAGTATTACGCGAAGGAGGTGCACAAGATCGACATGTATCCCTTTTACCCGTCAGAGAGTAAGTGTGAGATAAAAAGAGTGTGTGCGGCTCTGAATGTGCGTGTGCCTGCGcaaaatgtatgtatgtgtgcccACACCTGCGGGTCCGATGCGCAAACCACTGCTGGATCATTACCTGAGAGTGAAGTTCCAAGTAGCGTTTGTGCGTGGTCACGTGTGCTTGTATTTGTTTTGGAAAATCCGACCCATGGTCTTCTGGAGGGAATGTGGAAACAAGTTCTGAAACTCAGACCGCAGAGCCAGCAGACAGTCCCTCAGCTGtaccttcacacacactctctttcgAGCATCGTTAGATATGGTTTTGAAGGTAATCCCTAAAACGATTCAACGTCTTGCTTATTCATGTTCAGTCAGAGAACAATTTTTGTTGGGTATTAAAATAGATCATTCAACACAAATAATcagatataaatataatcagttTAAAATTATGTCAACATACATTCTTAATAGCTGAGGATTACATTAAGTCGATGTTCCTGGTTTTGTTCACAAGGGGTTTGGATTTATTTATCTCTGAGTTTTTGAGTTGTCTGTCTCAACCCCACTCACTGGATCAACTTTCTGCCAGAATTCTAATCCCATAAACAACTGACTATGAGGTTTGTGGATTATCCAGAATAACAGGGACACGATTTGctgtgaaagcacatttgttgtgaaaacacttgctggggatcaaaccaccaacctaCTGGTTACACTGCAGCTGCTCATGTAATGCCACATTatgcagctgcagagagaacCCAGTGCACCATCGTCCCAGCTGTCAATGAGCCGAACAAACTGTTGCTTTGTCCATGAGTACATTTTCACACGtcgggtcgtccactaatcgGAGGGTTGGCGGGTAAATTCTCTTTAAACTGTCAACCTGCCCTTGGGCTAGACACTGAACCCTGGAAGTGTGAGAAGAATGCATCCATTAAGACAAAGTGCTAGATGTAGGAGCTCTTTGGCATTATTATCACTGAGAACCATTTACCATGCCCCATTTGTTCCTGTTAACTGTGTCTAATTTGGATTCCCCACATTACTGTTAGTTTTATGAGTAGATTTTGAAACCTGTTGATGTTTGGTTTTCCCAGATTGCATTTTCAGCGTGGAAGTGTGGAATCGGTGGAGTACTCTAATATTTATATCCACGAGTGTTAACCTGAATAGATGATTAAACCGAATTGTGACTACTCtcactttctgttttatttagttgttCACTGTGTACATGGACTCCAGCCTCACTTCCTTCTATTGTTCAGTTTCCAGCCACTGCACTTACCTCATCACAACTCAGTTACCCAGCATACATTCACCTGGTCACACCTCTCTGTACTTCATGAGGATCTTACCACCGTTCATTCCTCGTGCAGCCCTCCTCTGTGTGAACATcgcctgtctttctttctgagaCTGCCTGTGCCCTGTAGGTTTTGCAGCCTTGCTCTTGTTTTGGGATGTTTTTGATATCCTTTGCCTTCCAGTGTATGAACCCCGCCTGCATTCAAACTTAGACTGACTCCTGCATGTGAGTCTCTGTTCTTGGTCAAGTCATCACACTGGGGGATTTGCAACACAGAGCTGAGGAAGCCCTGTTTGAGTAATAATCTCTGCCGACAGCATCTGTGTTGAAATGACCAGCTTCAGTGATGCTGACCTTTCACCTCCCATTTTGATAAAGCAGATTTGAGCCGATCACAGAAACATCAGAAGAAAGACATGGCTATAGAAACAAAGAAGTCATTGTTAAAGCcgtttcaatcaggagagattTCTAATTATCAAAATGTATTGCCATGCAGAATaagcttaaattgttcattTGGCGCTTAGGCCCCTCGTTGTGTCATAAAAGGTCGAAAAGGGGTGTGGCTGCATAGAAACCGACAGAATCTGGTGATATAGAGATCCAGCAGGACGAGTGCAGAGACAGATCCATTGTCATAATGTTTGTAGAGGAGCGACATGAGTCAGTGTCTggcctctctgctgctgtgaatcTGTAGGTGCCACTGGGGGAAAGAGGCGGCTTGTCGCTCCGGCAGACTGAGAACCAAACAGATGAAACTACCTCgtgttgctgtgtttgttgAACATGTGTTTTGATGAAGTTCTGTATCGTCCTTTTACTTTCTGAACAAAAatgtataagcacagttttcCGCGAGTCAAGTCCTgtgtcagaatgtgtgtgtttgaaccttTCAGAGTAAGTGCGATATAAAAAAGAACTATTAAGACTGTTATGGTGGTTTCTAGCGTTGATGAGTGAGGCTTTCAAATGAACTATGATTACCTTTCAGTCGGGAGGTTGATTGATAAGTCCGATTAAAAACCGCTGCAGGCCGTGCGTATTAATATGAATACAGGGATGTTGATTCAATTATATTCAcatattcttcttcttgttgCAGCTGCAGGTTTCAGTCACACAGAGTAAATCAATGTGTTGAATAGTTATCGGATCATTGACTAGCAGAGAATAGATCTGAGTGACCGAACATATGATAATCAATACTTAATGGTTCTAAAGTTTAGTTCTGTTATCATAGTTTGATTTTGATTAGGTCTGTATGTTTTACTGCTCTCCTGGTCAATCGCATCTAGTTTCTAAAGGGTATAGGGGGGCAACTGCTCTAATAGAATCAGAGAATAGCATACATGACTGCAAGTCTCTGCCTCCGGGGCTCAACTCTGGGCCGTCACTTATTTTTTCTCATGCAAAAATAAATTAGCACGTTGTTTTGTTTGCCCTGAGGTGTATTTAGCCTTAAATGATATCCTCGGTAAATaccataaatataaatagattGGGCCTGATACCTCATGTGCAGTACGTCAGGAAAGTATTTACAGGGTATAAATAATGTTGACTCAAcaggcagagaggaaggaggtcgGAACTGATTCCCATTCATGTGAACTGGTAACACTGGCCAGGTCCTGGAGAAAAATGTTGACAGGAGAGAGATAAAGCAGTTAACCCTTAAGCTTAGGGGCTCCTTCACTTGACGTGCCAGCGTGAGTTGCTGTgaaagtcacagacacacacagtatcaaCCTTATATGGATGGGCACCAGGAAGTCCCAAGGGGCAGCGACGTGTGGCCAAACAGGCCTGGGCCTTTACAAACATGTTAGGCAGCAGGTCGAGGGTTTAAATGGCAGGTTGGAGATACTGTCCCTAGTCTCAGATGCATCTATTTAAACCGAGTTCACTATGAGGCATTGTGTGTATACCCTGTCTGCCATTTGCTCCATGGAAAATCAGTCTATTGGTATTTATCTGCAGGTTACCAGGATGCTATTCTGGTGTCTCATACTGAAATcacaatttatttaaatgacAGCACGTGTCAGGTCTACTCAACTTGTGGAAAATAGCTGCATAATGTCCTCCATGTCTCCTAAGAAGGATGGGACAGTGTGACAGTGTAAAATGACATAATCAGGGTTGTAGATTGTAAATAGATCATGGGTGTTACCAGGCAGGGAGTGTTCTTGCTtcataataacaaaaacaaaataaaaatgaataatttaagGACACAATATGATGAAGTTGTGATGTAGTGGTATTAGGTGCAATGAAGGGCATTACACACCGAGGCTGTATATTCATGTTTCCTGTTTGGCTTGAAAGTAGCAATTTGAGCAGCTCGTGTTCAGTGACCATAGATGCTAGAAAGGTCGCACTGAAGAGGACAGTTAGGTTGCTCAGGATTCATCAGCTAATAAACTCAGTCACCACTTCCAAATTTCAAacccctctgacctctgtcagTCATGTCTGGACGTCTACGACAGACATGTTAACTTTTACATGAACACTGGTTCCTGTGGTGGAAAAGAAGTGACCAGACTAAATTAAGTTTCTGGTTGTTGGGTTAATGCTTGGTGGTGGGCATGCTAGATGCTTGGTGCGAGCAATACAATACCCACAATACAGTTTGGCAATGCATGACATCAGCCCATTCCAAGTGTTTCCCTCAGTCACTGATTAAAAGCATTCTGTCACAGCCAATGTTTGTCCTTAATGATAAGTAGGTAACAGGTATACTCCACTGTTTGCTTTGGAAGAactctggaaacacacacacatgcacgcacacacacacacacatacacacacacacacacacacacacacacacacacacaca from Pleuronectes platessa chromosome 10, fPlePla1.1, whole genome shotgun sequence harbors:
- the LOC128449317 gene encoding RRP15-like protein isoform X1; this translates as MMAAVMEKHVEMPGDDAEPQLEDNDDQSGSEGENEEEGSDDGGDEEEGSEDGGDEEEGSEDGGDEEEGSDDGGDEEEGSDDGESNGEEADDADDDGDKEELAGEGEGEGNTNAGWAEAMAKILGKKTAPSKSIILVKNKELDKMKERERQEQQERKKQVDEKRSWEMMSREKPDIVVDRETERALQRIATRGVVQLFNAVKKHQKNVDDKVKEVGGSERKKAKILGTVSKRDFIDVLRRTEEGPRGTGTPTDTAAAAEEKPAWSILRDDFMMGATMKDWDKDSDKEETEP
- the LOC128449317 gene encoding RRP15-like protein isoform X2, which encodes MMAAVMEKHVEMPGDDAEPQLEDNDDQSGSEGENEEEGSDDGGDEEEGSEDGGDEEEGSDDGGDEEEGSDDGESNGEEADDADDDGDKEELAGEGEGEGNTNAGWAEAMAKILGKKTAPSKSIILVKNKELDKMKERERQEQQERKKQVDEKRSWEMMSREKPDIVVDRETERALQRIATRGVVQLFNAVKKHQKNVDDKVKEVGGSERKKAKILGTVSKRDFIDVLRRTEEGPRGTGTPTDTAAAAEEKPAWSILRDDFMMGATMKDWDKDSDKEETEP